In Lolium rigidum isolate FL_2022 chromosome 3, APGP_CSIRO_Lrig_0.1, whole genome shotgun sequence, the genomic window GCGCAGTCGGCAGACGACACGCCTCGCAGGAGGCCAAACGCCTCCGCCCCCAATGTCGACGCCGCTGCATGTCAAGAAAATCAAATTAGGCTAGGAAAATCGGCTAGGATGATAAAAGGAGAGCTGGTCACCCACCCATGGTGAGGAACAGTAGAACGCCCAGGTAGAGAAGACGAGTCGCCGGCGCCGCCATTGGAGGTAGAGAAGATGAGTCTTTTGCGAGCCAACTAGTTTCTTGATCGGTGCTGCTAGCTAGGCAGCGGTTTGTGCGTGCGGCCTGTATATATCAGGGATGATCTTGCAGGCAGTGTCGTAGTCCAACACCAATACGTATACTTCTCGATCTACAGAGGTCCAGCAGAAAGAACCAGTGATCAGATCGAACTCCTGCAAAAGCACCCGTACAGATGTGTGCCTGCTGTAGTGCTGTCCGTAAAAGACTCTGAAACACTGGCTGGAACATgggaccttttttttttttgacagaaacaTGGGACCTTGATGTGCAGGACGATCACGATATTTTCCCCAAGCATAGAGGAGCAGTGAGGAGGCAACACAGTGGACGCATGCCCCAACTGCTCGATCGCACCTCTTGCTTCAAACTTGATCTCCTAATCTCCAATACATACAGACCCACACTCCCCCTGTGTACAAACAAGATGATCTGTCTGGCTTCCACTGCACCAATATCCACTCGTTTTTACGCTCCAATGCCGCGGCCCGGTGGTGGCGTTAGGCCGGTGGCCTTCCTAGCCGGCGGCGTCCTCATCTCGATCACTATCTTTTGGCTTGTCAGGGTTGGTACTCTAGCATTTGGTATTTTGGAAGCTGTATGTACTAGTTCTTCTTGCACATGCATGCAAGTTTAGACTGGTCCAGCGCTAGCTTTTACTAACTTTGTCCCATTTCAGTTTCTCTCCAATTGGTTGGATGAACCAGCACGATGCAAAATCTGCACTTGGTTGGATGACCCAACGTGCTATTTAATTTTAGCCCTTCAACATCTAAAGTAGGACTACTTGTAAATACTACTCCGCTAATTTTCCTTTGTTGATTGCTTACATGTTTTGATGTATTCCTCCGGCCTCGTCATCGTTTTTGTTTACAGTACTACTACTCCTCTTGATGGCCTAGTGGCCGGCGGCACTGTGCACTCTGGACTGCCATTGGGTGCAGGAGCTATTCTATCTCTATGGTATACTACTCTATCAAGGGAATAAAATTGTTTACCTTCTTTTGAGGAATAATAAGCTATATTTAGATCATCTTAGGACCAATACTACAATTATTTGATCGGTGCAGGTCGGTGCACTCTCTAACGAATATGACATACAGCGCCGGGTATCTCAGGGTGATGCTCCTCTTAATTCTTGTATCAATGATGTCTTCTTGCACCGGCTGCCCCTCTTCCAGCTTCGGTATTGCTTCTTCCTCTTTTTCGTGCTAATTAGGTACGCTTTCATTTATCTACGCAAGAAAAATACCGTGGAATATGATTTTAGAAAGAATTACTAGGTATGTCATAAAATATACGGCATATGCATATCTACGTGCGAGACAAAATACACTATGTTTCGTAAAGAACATATATTGTAatagtactttagtttagttcagGCTTGATATATACATTCCTCTCTGAAAATGGTGTTAGCATTTATGCACCCATGATCTTACTGTAGTTCATATACATTTGTGTGCATATAGTTTGGTTcatacacacacatacacacaagtGCAAGTTGTGAAAACCGACTGAGCAACTAGTAGCGCAAATCCAATATCCATGGGGTGTCATATTTTAAAAAGTAATAATAGCAGAAAATATTGCTTTCTTCTAAAATGTTTCTACTGTGTTGCAAAAGGAAAATTAATAATCAGGCACTTACATTCTTTATATTGGGCACATTAATTCATTACAGACCATATTGTCAACTACGAAGGCGCACTGGAGTTCCCCTTGTTTCACACGGACCACCTATGTGTCCAACAACATTTTGGTCGTCCATTGTCAACTGAAAGCTTAGTTGAGACGGACCTTCCTATCGACTTGATACAAAATGACAGTATAAACGACTTTGCCTTTCTAATGCCCATTGAGCTGGGTACTCCACCGGTCTGGAACCTTGTCTCCATTGATACTGGATCGCCACTCTGCTTTGTTCAGTGTGAACCTTGCACTCTCAAGTGCAACGACCAAGAGGGCAGTGGCTCAAAATTCAACCCCAACAAATCTGAGAGTTTAAGGCGTGTTGGGTGCTCGGAACGAATTTGTCGCACGGTCCAGTCGGCCCTCCGTATTGGATCCAAAGCTTGTATGGAGAAAGAGGATAGTTGTCTTTACAGTGTCTCTTACGGAAGATCATCAGCTTATTCCGTCGGCAAGTTGGTGACAGACAGAATCGCCATTGGGCAGTATGAGAAGGGCTATAGTCTCCCTGGTTTCGTCTTCGGATGCAGCCTGGACATCAAGTACGACCAGCATGAGGCTGGCATATTCGGTTTTGGTGTTGCGccattttctttctttgcacaAGTAGCACGGATAGTAAGCTACAAGGCTTTCAGCTATTGCTTTCCCAGCGACAAAAAGAAGACAGGATACTTGTCCATCGGGGATTACAGACGTGTGGGTTCAACATCTTATACCCCCTTGTTTCTGGCTCGCGACCATCCCGTGTATGCACTGCAGCTGGATAAGGTGGTGGCCAACGGGATCCCATTGGTCATGGAACCCTCGGAAATGATTGTTGACACCGGATCAAGATGGACAGTGTTGCGGTCTGCTACCTTCAGCCAACTTGAGACGGTAATCACCGAGGCTTTGGTACCCCTCGGATATACACGTACTGCTGCCATGGGACCGGGCTATATGTGCTTTGACGACGCCTGGTTACGCCCATTCAAGAACTGGTCTGCTCTGCCGGTGGTGGAGCTTTCATTCGATATGGGTGCTACGTTGAGATTGGCACCCCAGAGCTCATTTTATTTCACTACCAACTATGGACTATGCACATATTTCATGAAGGGTTCTGCTTTAGGAACTGCTGTACAGGTATTGGG contains:
- the LOC124701384 gene encoding aspartyl protease family protein At5g10770-like; amino-acid sequence: MTYSAGYLRVMLLLILVSMMSSCTGCPSSSFDHIVNYEGALEFPLFHTDHLCVQQHFGRPLSTESLVETDLPIDLIQNDSINDFAFLMPIELGTPPVWNLVSIDTGSPLCFVQCEPCTLKCNDQEGSGSKFNPNKSESLRRVGCSERICRTVQSALRIGSKACMEKEDSCLYSVSYGRSSAYSVGKLVTDRIAIGQYEKGYSLPGFVFGCSLDIKYDQHEAGIFGFGVAPFSFFAQVARIVSYKAFSYCFPSDKKKTGYLSIGDYRRVGSTSYTPLFLARDHPVYALQLDKVVANGIPLVMEPSEMIVDTGSRWTVLRSATFSQLETVITEALVPLGYTRTAAMGPGYMCFDDAWLRPFKNWSALPVVELSFDMGATLRLAPQSSFYFTTNYGLCTYFMKGSALGTAVQVLGNSATRSIGVTFDIQGGKFAFRNDDC